The following proteins are encoded in a genomic region of Streptococcus cristatus AS 1.3089:
- the ald gene encoding alanine dehydrogenase, producing MLIGIPREIKNNENRVALTPAGVHSLVGKGHQVLIETNAGLGSGFADADYEKQGAKIVATAAEAWAAELVVKVKEPLETEYQFLRDDLLLFTYLHMAAAPELAQAMVAAKTASVAYETVRDGQGHLPLLIPMSEVAGRMAVQIGAQFLTKQAGGSGVLLGGVPGVPKGKVTIIGGGVVGTHAARIALGLGAQVTILDISAKRLSVLEEVFGNQIQTLMSNPFNIEASVREADVVIGAVLIPGAKAPKLVTDDMVKQMRPGSVIVDVAVDQGGVIETADRVTTHDEPVYEKHGVLHYAVANIPGAVARTSTIALTNVTLPYIEALAGKGFKQAIADDAGLREGVTTYHGHITSQPVAEGLNLDYTSIDELV from the coding sequence ATGTTAATCGGAATTCCAAGAGAAATTAAAAATAATGAAAATCGCGTTGCCCTGACGCCAGCTGGTGTGCACAGCCTTGTAGGAAAAGGCCATCAGGTGCTGATCGAGACAAATGCTGGACTTGGATCTGGCTTTGCAGATGCAGACTATGAAAAGCAAGGTGCAAAAATCGTTGCCACTGCTGCTGAAGCTTGGGCAGCTGAGTTGGTTGTTAAGGTTAAAGAACCGCTGGAAACTGAATACCAGTTCTTGCGTGATGACCTTCTACTCTTCACTTACCTGCACATGGCCGCTGCTCCCGAATTAGCTCAAGCTATGGTAGCTGCTAAAACCGCTAGTGTAGCCTATGAAACCGTTCGTGACGGCCAAGGACATCTTCCACTCTTGATTCCAATGAGTGAGGTTGCAGGTCGTATGGCTGTTCAAATCGGAGCTCAGTTCCTAACCAAGCAGGCAGGTGGTTCTGGCGTTCTCCTTGGCGGTGTACCAGGCGTGCCAAAAGGTAAAGTCACCATCATCGGAGGCGGTGTTGTAGGAACTCATGCAGCTCGTATCGCTCTGGGACTAGGCGCTCAAGTTACGATTCTCGATATTAGCGCCAAACGTCTATCCGTATTGGAAGAAGTCTTTGGCAACCAGATCCAAACCCTCATGTCCAATCCATTTAACATTGAGGCAAGCGTCCGTGAAGCAGATGTCGTGATTGGAGCCGTGCTTATTCCTGGTGCTAAGGCTCCAAAACTGGTGACTGACGATATGGTGAAGCAAATGCGCCCTGGTTCTGTCATTGTTGACGTGGCCGTTGACCAAGGTGGCGTTATCGAGACCGCTGACCGCGTGACAACCCACGATGAGCCAGTTTATGAGAAACACGGTGTTCTCCACTATGCAGTAGCCAATATCCCTGGTGCCGTGGCTCGCACTTCTACCATCGCCCTGACCAATGTCACCCTTCCTTATATCGAAGCCTTGGCTGGCAAAGGCTTCAAACAAGCTATTGCAGACGACGCTGGATTGCGTGAAGGTGTCACAACTTATCATGGCCACATCACTAGCCAACCTGTTGCAGAAGGCTTAAATCTCGATTACACTTCTATTGACGAACTTGTCTAA
- a CDS encoding DUF3267 domain-containing protein — MKLIKKINFMEEKKYVIGLNVAGLLLIFPFSMLFAKLTQLIFRADHYDFSGLDLAYLLVFTFILVIIHEYIHGFFFKFFGKGKAKVKFGFKNGMAYATSPGTFYHRKDFLVIGLAPFVLISLLLTLLAMLGLLSSTLYMPLASLHAAGCVGDFYIALLLLGQTDDILVEDTEVGMNLYQKEESSQD, encoded by the coding sequence ATGAAATTAATCAAAAAAATCAACTTTATGGAAGAAAAGAAATATGTAATCGGGCTAAATGTAGCGGGGCTCTTGCTGATTTTTCCTTTCTCCATGCTTTTTGCGAAATTGACCCAGCTAATCTTCCGAGCCGATCATTATGATTTTTCGGGTCTAGATCTTGCCTATTTGTTAGTTTTTACCTTTATACTTGTCATCATCCATGAGTATATCCACGGTTTCTTCTTCAAGTTTTTCGGTAAAGGGAAAGCCAAGGTCAAGTTTGGTTTTAAAAATGGGATGGCCTATGCGACTAGTCCAGGTACCTTCTACCATCGTAAGGACTTCTTGGTTATTGGTTTGGCACCCTTTGTTTTGATTAGCCTACTCCTGACTTTATTGGCCATGCTGGGCTTGCTCAGTTCAACTCTCTACATGCCTCTAGCTAGTCTTCATGCAGCGGGCTGTGTTGGTGACTTTTACATCGCTTTGCTGTTGTTGGGGCAGACTGATGATATTCTGGTCGAGGATACGGAGGTCGGGATGAATTTGTACCAGAAAGAAGAGTCTAGTCAGGACTAG
- a CDS encoding DUF3169 family protein: MSTKKRILRNIGILILAVILGGVVGFIMAHFEHFSWPTVLNVELLKNIGRASLFILYPVTFFLLYQTHKVHGAYQREEDDDKSYELYRQTFKTLEYATILYNISSALTLFTLFVGVSYLGPLLGSDMTIDIPFYDIALFLALILGQILVLKTTQKVRQYKLSAMPTIEEMKDYALSYDEGELQAHYEQSFLTLFNLNQRLIPGLYVLLFILGVGTPMQVVSGMIVLTIIFVYINAESYQAVKRYFK; encoded by the coding sequence ATGTCAACAAAGAAAAGAATATTGAGAAATATCGGCATCTTAATTCTTGCTGTTATATTAGGAGGAGTAGTTGGTTTTATAATGGCTCATTTTGAGCATTTCTCTTGGCCGACCGTCTTAAATGTTGAACTGCTGAAGAACATTGGTCGAGCGAGTTTATTTATTCTCTATCCCGTAACCTTTTTCTTGCTCTATCAGACGCATAAAGTTCACGGGGCTTACCAGAGAGAAGAAGATGATGATAAAAGCTATGAGCTCTATCGTCAAACTTTTAAAACCCTAGAATATGCGACGATTTTATATAATATTTCGTCTGCTCTGACTCTATTCACCCTCTTTGTAGGAGTGAGCTACCTAGGTCCGCTACTAGGGTCAGACATGACGATTGACATTCCATTTTATGATATTGCACTGTTTCTTGCTTTGATTTTAGGTCAAATTCTTGTGTTGAAAACCACTCAGAAGGTTCGTCAATATAAATTATCTGCTATGCCAACCATTGAGGAGATGAAGGACTATGCGCTGTCCTATGATGAAGGGGAGTTGCAGGCTCATTATGAACAAAGCTTTTTGACCCTCTTCAACCTCAATCAGCGCCTCATTCCAGGACTTTATGTCTTACTCTTTATTCTTGGAGTTGGGACACCAATGCAGGTCGTATCTGGCATGATTGTATTAACCATTATTTTTGTCTATATCAATGCTGAGTCTTATCAAGCAGTTAAAAGATATTTCAAATAA
- a CDS encoding PspC domain-containing protein, which yields MQEFMENFKVNEEQAKIAGVCAGLADYFGIKVAYIRLIFAVVVLASTELGIFVALGYAYLAGWFQKDYLWNKMSKKVRNHFIFLMTVLIILPLFGREILEVASDFISQVMAWLTALI from the coding sequence ATGCAAGAATTTATGGAAAACTTTAAAGTTAACGAAGAACAAGCAAAAATTGCTGGTGTTTGCGCAGGTTTGGCAGATTATTTTGGGATAAAAGTAGCTTATATTCGTCTGATCTTCGCAGTTGTAGTGCTAGCATCAACTGAGCTAGGGATTTTTGTAGCCTTGGGCTATGCCTATCTGGCAGGATGGTTCCAAAAGGATTATTTGTGGAATAAAATGAGCAAAAAAGTCAGAAATCACTTTATTTTTCTGATGACAGTGCTGATTATTTTACCTTTATTTGGCCGTGAAATACTGGAAGTTGCCTCTGACTTTATTAGTCAAGTCATGGCTTGGCTGACTGCGCTTATTTAA
- a CDS encoding helix-turn-helix transcriptional regulator → MKLKNRLKELRARDGLNQTDLAKKAGVSRQTISLLERDEYTPSVVIALKIAQIFNESVENVFRLVEEE, encoded by the coding sequence ATGAAGCTGAAAAATCGCCTTAAAGAGCTAAGGGCTAGAGACGGACTGAATCAAACTGACTTAGCCAAGAAAGCCGGCGTGTCGCGGCAAACGATTAGCTTGCTGGAGCGGGATGAATACACGCCCTCCGTGGTCATTGCTCTCAAAATTGCTCAGATTTTCAACGAAAGTGTCGAAAATGTCTTTCGCCTAGTGGAGGAAGAGTAG
- the alaS gene encoding alanine--tRNA ligase — protein MKQMSSAQIRQMWLDFWASKGHSVEPSVSLVPVNDPTLLWINSGVATLKKYFDGTIIPENPRITNAQKAIRTNDIENVGKTARHHTMFEMLGNFSIGDYFRDEAITWAYELLTSPEWFDFPAEKLYMTYYPDDKDSYNRWIEVGVDPSHLIPIEDNFWEIGAGPSGPDTEIFFDRGEAFDPENIGLRLLAEDIENDRYIEIWNIVLSQFNADPAVPRSEYKELPHKNIDTGAGLERLVAVIQGAKTNFETDLFMPIIREVEKLSGKVYDQDGDNMSFKVIADHIRSLSFAIGDGALPGNEGRGYVLRRLLRRASMHGQKLGINEPFLYKLVPTVGKIMESYYPEVLEKRDFIEKIVKSEEESFARTLHSGQHFAQGIVADLKEKGQSVIAGQDVFKLYDTYGFPVELTEEIAEEAGMTVDREGFEAAMKEQQERARASAVKGGSMGMQNETLQNITVESVFNYEASQLPSKLVAIVADNAEVETVSEGTASLIFAETPFYAEMGGQVADHGQILDAAGNVVATVTDVQKAPNGQPLHTVEVHAPLALNQEYTLSIDTNRRLRVMKNHTATHLLHAALHNILGSHATQAGSLNEVEFLRFDFTHFQAVTAEELRAIEQEVNEKIWEAIAVETVETDIETAKEMGAMALFGEKYGKEVRVVTIGDYSVELCGGTHVGNTSEIGLFKIVKEEGIGSGTRRILAVTGKEAFEAYREQEDALKAVAATLKAPQLKEVPHKVEGLQEQLRQLQKENAELKEKAAAAAAGDVFKDVKEVNGHRYIASQVSVSDAGALRTFADNWKQKDYSDLLVLVATIGDKVNVLVASKTKDLHAGNLVKELAPIVDGRGGGKPDMAMAGGSNQAKIQDLLDAVAGKL, from the coding sequence ATGAAACAAATGTCAAGTGCTCAAATTCGCCAAATGTGGCTGGATTTCTGGGCAAGCAAAGGCCACTCTGTAGAACCATCAGTCAGCTTGGTTCCTGTAAACGACCCGACTCTTTTGTGGATCAACTCAGGGGTAGCCACTCTTAAGAAATATTTTGACGGGACCATTATCCCTGAAAATCCACGTATTACCAATGCGCAAAAAGCGATTCGTACCAACGACATTGAAAACGTAGGGAAGACTGCGCGTCACCATACCATGTTTGAAATGTTGGGGAACTTCTCTATCGGGGATTACTTCCGTGATGAAGCCATCACTTGGGCTTATGAACTCTTGACAAGCCCAGAGTGGTTTGACTTCCCAGCTGAAAAACTCTACATGACCTACTATCCAGACGATAAAGATTCTTATAACCGCTGGATTGAAGTGGGAGTGGACCCAAGTCACTTGATCCCAATCGAAGATAACTTCTGGGAAATCGGTGCCGGACCTTCTGGCCCTGATACTGAGATCTTCTTTGACCGTGGAGAAGCATTTGACCCAGAAAATATCGGTCTTCGTCTCCTTGCCGAAGATATCGAAAACGACCGTTATATCGAAATCTGGAACATCGTTTTGTCACAATTTAACGCAGATCCTGCTGTTCCTCGTAGTGAATACAAGGAATTGCCACACAAGAACATCGATACGGGCGCTGGTTTGGAGCGTTTGGTGGCGGTTATCCAAGGTGCTAAGACAAACTTTGAAACAGACCTCTTCATGCCGATTATCCGTGAAGTTGAGAAATTGTCAGGTAAGGTCTACGACCAAGATGGCGATAACATGAGCTTCAAGGTCATCGCTGACCACATCCGTTCACTTTCATTTGCCATCGGTGATGGTGCTCTTCCAGGTAATGAAGGCCGTGGTTATGTCCTTCGTCGTCTGCTTCGCCGTGCTTCAATGCATGGTCAAAAATTGGGCATCAACGAGCCTTTCCTTTACAAACTCGTTCCAACTGTTGGAAAAATCATGGAAAGCTACTACCCAGAAGTGCTTGAAAAACGTGACTTTATCGAGAAAATCGTTAAGAGCGAGGAAGAATCATTTGCCCGTACCCTTCACTCAGGTCAACACTTTGCCCAAGGCATCGTAGCAGACTTGAAAGAAAAAGGTCAATCAGTGATCGCTGGACAAGACGTTTTCAAACTCTACGACACTTATGGATTCCCAGTTGAATTGACAGAAGAAATCGCAGAAGAAGCTGGCATGACTGTAGACCGTGAAGGTTTTGAAGCAGCCATGAAAGAGCAACAAGAACGTGCGCGTGCGTCAGCTGTCAAGGGTGGTTCAATGGGGATGCAAAATGAAACCCTTCAAAACATCACTGTTGAGAGCGTCTTTAACTATGAAGCATCACAATTGCCTTCAAAATTGGTGGCCATCGTAGCGGACAATGCAGAAGTTGAAACTGTCTCTGAAGGAACTGCCTCTCTTATCTTTGCGGAGACTCCATTCTACGCTGAGATGGGTGGACAGGTTGCTGACCACGGTCAAATCTTGGATGCTGCTGGAAATGTTGTGGCTACGGTGACAGATGTTCAAAAAGCACCAAATGGCCAACCATTGCACACAGTTGAAGTCCATGCTCCGCTTGCTTTGAACCAAGAATACACACTTAGCATCGACACCAATCGTCGTCTTCGTGTCATGAAAAACCACACAGCGACTCACTTGCTCCATGCAGCCCTTCACAATATCCTTGGAAGCCACGCAACTCAAGCAGGTTCACTTAATGAAGTCGAATTCCTCCGCTTTGACTTTACGCACTTCCAAGCTGTGACGGCAGAAGAACTTCGTGCAATTGAACAAGAAGTCAATGAGAAAATCTGGGAAGCAATCGCAGTGGAAACTGTTGAGACTGATATTGAGACAGCTAAAGAAATGGGAGCTATGGCCCTTTTTGGTGAGAAATACGGTAAGGAAGTCCGTGTTGTGACGATTGGCGATTACTCTGTTGAGCTTTGTGGTGGTACCCACGTTGGCAACACTTCTGAGATTGGTCTCTTCAAGATTGTCAAAGAAGAAGGGATCGGATCAGGAACTCGCCGTATCTTGGCTGTGACTGGTAAGGAAGCCTTTGAAGCCTACCGTGAGCAAGAAGACGCTCTGAAAGCAGTCGCAGCAACCTTGAAAGCACCTCAACTCAAGGAAGTACCTCATAAAGTTGAAGGCCTTCAAGAGCAACTCCGTCAACTCCAAAAAGAAAATGCAGAATTGAAAGAAAAAGCCGCAGCCGCAGCTGCTGGCGATGTCTTCAAGGACGTGAAGGAAGTTAACGGCCACCGTTACATTGCAAGTCAAGTTTCTGTATCAGATGCTGGTGCCCTTCGTACCTTTGCAGATAACTGGAAACAAAAAGACTACTCTGACTTGCTTGTTCTAGTGGCAACTATTGGTGACAAAGTCAATGTCCTCGTAGCTAGCAAGACTAAAGACCTTCATGCAGGAAACCTTGTCAAAGAATTGGCTCCAATCGTCGATGGACGTGGTGGTGGTAAACCAGACATGGCCATGGCAGGAGGAAGCAACCAAGCGAAAATCCAAGACTTGTTGGATGCCGTAGCAGGTAAATTGTAA
- a CDS encoding LURP-one-related/scramblase family protein, whose product MRMTSSLNEGGTAVFRPSYKELVFYLDSGGKAMKTYLVKQKFRLGGERFDIKDDRGVVNYQVEGSFFQIPKTFTIYDAQGQTVSQISKIFLTFLPRFEIKLSDGTSFYIRKKLTFFRDKYEFDDLGLRIEGNIWDLNFKLLDDRDQVVAEITKELFHLTSTYQVSVYDEAYSDLVISLCVAIDYVEMLESSS is encoded by the coding sequence ATGAGAATGACAAGTTCATTGAATGAAGGTGGTACCGCGGTTTTTCGCCCTTCATACAAGGAACTTGTCTTTTATCTTGACTCTGGAGGTAAAGCGATGAAGACCTATCTTGTCAAACAAAAATTTCGCCTAGGAGGCGAACGCTTTGATATCAAGGACGATCGAGGAGTAGTGAACTATCAGGTGGAGGGATCTTTTTTCCAAATTCCTAAGACCTTTACCATCTATGATGCCCAAGGACAGACAGTTAGTCAGATCAGCAAAATCTTTCTAACATTTTTGCCTCGGTTTGAAATCAAGCTCAGTGATGGGACAAGCTTTTATATTCGCAAGAAACTGACTTTCTTTCGTGATAAGTATGAGTTTGATGATTTAGGCCTTCGTATCGAGGGCAATATCTGGGATTTGAATTTTAAATTACTAGATGATCGCGATCAAGTTGTGGCAGAGATTACCAAGGAGCTTTTCCATCTGACCTCCACTTATCAGGTGAGTGTCTATGATGAGGCTTACTCAGATTTGGTTATTTCCCTCTGCGTCGCCATTGACTATGTGGAAATGCTGGAAAGTTCATCATAA
- the prsA gene encoding peptidylprolyl isomerase PrsA, producing MKKKILTGAVTLFSVVALAACSQTAKDKDIVTMKGETITVSEFYDQVKNNGSSQQVLLQMAIKQVFEEKYGKKVTDKEVEEAFEKMKSAYGSAFQNVLAQSGMTEDAYRDQIRANKLVEYAVKKAAEKELTDDNYKAFFETYTPEVTAQIIKVDSEEKAKEVLEKAKAEGADFGQLAKENSTDKDTKDKGGEVKFDSTSTTIPDAVKKATFALEENGVSDVITVRGKQNYSASYYIVKLVKKSQKSEKWTDYKKQLKEGILTQKQNDASFIRSVISKELKEANLKVKDPAFQNVFAQYVEGDTSSSSSKEESKSQSSSSEEKKSQSSSSEEAKSEASSSEESKSEAAHTEEKPAPAAE from the coding sequence ATGAAGAAAAAAATCCTTACAGGAGCAGTAACTCTCTTTTCTGTGGTGGCTTTAGCAGCATGTTCACAAACGGCAAAAGATAAAGATATTGTGACAATGAAAGGTGAGACAATCACAGTAAGTGAATTTTACGATCAAGTAAAAAATAATGGATCCTCTCAGCAAGTTTTGCTTCAAATGGCAATTAAGCAAGTTTTTGAAGAAAAGTATGGCAAAAAAGTGACGGATAAAGAGGTTGAAGAAGCCTTTGAAAAAATGAAATCCGCTTATGGTTCTGCCTTCCAAAATGTTCTTGCTCAAAGCGGAATGACAGAAGATGCCTACAGAGACCAGATCCGCGCAAATAAATTAGTTGAATATGCTGTTAAGAAAGCAGCTGAAAAAGAGTTGACAGATGACAACTACAAGGCTTTCTTTGAAACGTATACACCAGAAGTAACGGCTCAAATTATCAAGGTGGACAGTGAAGAAAAGGCTAAGGAAGTGCTTGAAAAAGCTAAGGCTGAGGGAGCAGACTTTGGTCAGTTGGCCAAGGAAAACTCAACCGACAAGGACACCAAAGATAAGGGTGGCGAGGTGAAATTTGATTCAACCTCAACAACGATTCCAGATGCAGTTAAGAAAGCTACATTTGCTCTAGAAGAAAATGGTGTCTCTGATGTGATCACTGTAAGAGGTAAACAGAATTATTCAGCAAGTTACTACATTGTTAAATTGGTGAAGAAATCTCAAAAATCTGAAAAATGGACTGATTACAAGAAGCAACTAAAAGAGGGAATTCTGACTCAGAAACAAAACGATGCGAGCTTTATTCGTTCAGTCATTTCTAAAGAATTGAAGGAAGCGAATCTGAAAGTGAAGGATCCAGCTTTCCAAAATGTCTTTGCCCAATATGTAGAAGGAGATACTTCTAGCTCATCGTCTAAAGAAGAAAGCAAGTCTCAGTCTTCTAGTTCAGAAGAAAAGAAATCACAATCTTCTAGCTCGGAAGAAGCAAAATCTGAGGCTTCAAGCTCGGAAGAAAGCAAGTCAGAAGCTGCTCATACTGAAGAAAAACCAGCTCCTGCAGCAGAATAA
- a CDS encoding O-methyltransferase yields MVETYNQNSNPNMRRPVVKEEIVDFMRQRLQPVTGGLKELEDFARAENVPVIPHETVAYFRLLLESLQPEKILEIGTAIGFSALLMAEHAPLAQITTIDRNPEMIELAKANFAKYDSRQQITLLEGDAVDLLETLEDSYDLVFMDSAKSKYVVFLPQVFKHLNPGGLVLIDDVFQGGDVAKPFEDIKRGQRAIYRGLHSLFDATLDSPDLTASLLPLGDGLLMIRKK; encoded by the coding sequence ATGGTCGAGACTTATAATCAAAACTCTAATCCCAATATGCGTCGGCCAGTGGTCAAGGAAGAGATTGTGGACTTTATGAGGCAGCGTCTCCAGCCGGTCACTGGTGGACTCAAGGAGCTGGAGGATTTCGCCAGAGCTGAAAATGTGCCCGTGATTCCCCATGAGACAGTGGCTTACTTCCGCCTGCTACTCGAAAGCCTGCAGCCTGAGAAGATTTTAGAAATCGGGACGGCTATTGGATTTTCGGCCCTTTTGATGGCGGAACATGCGCCTCTGGCTCAGATTACGACTATTGATCGCAATCCAGAGATGATTGAGCTTGCTAAGGCTAATTTTGCTAAGTATGACAGCCGTCAGCAGATCACCCTGCTAGAAGGTGATGCGGTGGATTTGCTTGAGACACTGGAGGATTCTTACGACCTGGTCTTTATGGACTCTGCCAAGTCTAAGTATGTGGTCTTTCTGCCCCAAGTCTTCAAGCACCTCAATCCTGGTGGTCTGGTCCTCATTGATGATGTCTTCCAAGGCGGCGATGTTGCCAAGCCTTTTGAGGACATTAAGCGTGGCCAGCGGGCTATTTATCGAGGTTTGCACAGTCTTTTTGACGCAACTTTGGATAGTCCAGATTTGACTGCGAGCTTGCTTCCTTTAGGAGATGGGCTGCTTATGATTAGAAAAAAATAA
- the pepF gene encoding oligoendopeptidase F: MAKQRNEIEEKYTWDLSTIFPTDEAFEAELAQVSEEVKKAASLAGHLLDSADSLLTTTEIQLDLMRRIEKLYSYAHMKNDQDTRVAKYQEYQAKGMTLYSEFGQSFAFYEPEFMAITEEQYQAFLAEQPGLQLYQHYFDKLLKKKAHILTQREEELLAGAGEIFGAAGETFAILDNADIVFPMVHDEDGNEVQLSHGNYITLVESKNREVRKEAYEALYSVYEQYQHTYAKTLQTNVKVHNYNAKVRKFSSAREAALSADFIPESVYDSLVSAVNKHLPLLQRYIALRAKILGISDLKMYDMYTPLSETDYKFTYEEALAKSEEVLAILGEDYLSRVKTAFSERWIDVHENQGKRSGAYSGGSYDTNAFMLLNWQDTLDNLFTLVHETGHSMHSSYTRETQPYVYGDYSIFLAEIASTTNENILTEKLLEEVEDDATRFAILNHFLDGFRGTVFRQTQFAEFEHAIHKADQEGQVLTSEFLNELYADLNEKYYGLKKEDNPQIQYEWARIPHFYYDYYVFQYSTGFAAASALAEKIVHGSQEDKDKYLDYLKAGNSDYPLNVIKKAGVDMEKEDYLNAAFAVFERRLDEFEALVEKLGMA; the protein is encoded by the coding sequence ATGGCAAAACAAAGAAATGAAATTGAAGAAAAATATACTTGGGATTTGAGCACTATTTTCCCAACAGATGAAGCCTTTGAAGCAGAATTGGCGCAGGTTTCAGAAGAAGTGAAGAAGGCAGCTAGTCTGGCTGGACATTTGCTGGATTCAGCAGATAGTCTTTTGACAACGACGGAAATCCAGTTGGACTTGATGCGTCGGATTGAAAAACTTTATTCTTATGCTCACATGAAGAATGACCAGGATACTCGTGTAGCCAAGTATCAAGAATATCAGGCTAAGGGGATGACTCTTTATAGCGAATTCGGACAAAGCTTTGCCTTCTATGAGCCCGAATTTATGGCGATTACAGAAGAACAATACCAAGCTTTCTTAGCTGAGCAGCCAGGTTTGCAACTTTACCAGCATTATTTTGACAAGCTTTTGAAAAAGAAAGCCCACATTCTGACACAGCGTGAAGAGGAGCTACTGGCCGGTGCTGGTGAAATCTTTGGTGCAGCGGGCGAAACTTTTGCTATCTTAGATAATGCAGATATTGTCTTCCCGATGGTGCATGACGAAGATGGAAATGAAGTTCAGCTTAGCCACGGCAACTATATCACCTTGGTCGAGTCTAAGAACCGAGAGGTCCGTAAGGAAGCTTACGAGGCTCTCTACAGCGTCTACGAGCAGTACCAGCATACCTATGCCAAAACTCTGCAGACCAATGTCAAGGTTCACAATTACAATGCGAAAGTCCGCAAGTTTTCATCTGCCCGTGAAGCGGCCTTGTCAGCGGACTTTATTCCAGAAAGTGTTTATGATAGCCTAGTTTCAGCTGTCAATAAGCATTTGCCTCTTTTGCAGCGTTATATCGCTTTACGAGCGAAGATTTTAGGCATTTCTGATTTGAAGATGTATGATATGTACACACCTTTGTCAGAGACAGACTACAAGTTCACTTATGAGGAAGCCTTGGCTAAGTCTGAGGAAGTTCTGGCTATTCTGGGTGAGGATTATTTGAGCAGAGTCAAGACAGCTTTTTCAGAGCGCTGGATTGATGTTCATGAAAATCAAGGCAAGCGCTCAGGGGCATACTCAGGGGGTTCTTACGATACCAATGCCTTTATGTTGCTTAACTGGCAGGACACGCTAGACAATCTCTTTACCTTGGTGCACGAGACGGGTCACAGTATGCACTCCAGCTATACTCGTGAGACCCAGCCCTATGTCTATGGAGACTATTCTATCTTCTTAGCTGAGATTGCTTCAACGACCAATGAAAACATCCTGACAGAGAAGCTTTTGGAAGAAGTAGAAGATGATGCAACCCGCTTTGCTATCCTCAATCACTTCTTAGATGGCTTCCGAGGTACGGTCTTCCGTCAAACCCAGTTTGCTGAGTTTGAGCATGCTATCCACAAGGCTGACCAAGAAGGTCAAGTTTTGACCAGCGAGTTTCTAAATGAACTCTATGCTGACTTGAATGAGAAATACTACGGCTTGAAAAAAGAAGACAATCCGCAGATTCAGTACGAGTGGGCTCGGATTCCGCATTTCTACTATGATTACTATGTTTTCCAATACTCTACAGGCTTTGCAGCCGCTTCTGCCTTGGCTGAAAAGATTGTCCATGGCAGTCAGGAAGACAAGGACAAGTATCTGGACTATCTGAAAGCCGGAAACTCTGACTATCCGCTCAATGTCATCAAAAAAGCGGGTGTTGATATGGAAAAAGAAGACTACCTAAATGCTGCTTTTGCTGTCTTTGAGCGTCGCCTGGACGAATTCGAAGCCTTGGTAGAAAAGTTGGGAATGGCATAA
- a CDS encoding competence protein CoiA, translating to MLLAKNEEGILLNAMEKQPSHGQQLFCPACSGAVRFKKGRVMRPHFAHISLENCSFYAENESAEHLNLKAGLYSWGTQSQEVQVEAFLPEIRQIADLLIDDRIALEVQCSPLSQERLEGRTLSYRQHGYQVLWLLGKKLWLKQSLTRLQKDFLYFSQNMGFHLWELDEKKQELRLKYLIHEDLHGRAQYKVKSFPFGQGSLLSVLRSPFQKQGLESYLARQDPEICRYVRQQLYYQQPRWMKLQAQLYQKGDNLLTKSAEDFYPQVRPVQASSFCQITRDLTSYYQHFHRYYQAEKNKQLQIIYPPVFYARISPTFMIK from the coding sequence ATGTTGCTTGCAAAAAATGAAGAGGGGATTTTGCTGAATGCGATGGAAAAGCAGCCGTCTCATGGCCAACAACTTTTTTGTCCGGCTTGTTCGGGGGCAGTCCGCTTCAAAAAAGGAAGGGTCATGCGACCGCATTTTGCGCATATTTCTCTTGAAAACTGTTCGTTTTATGCGGAAAATGAAAGTGCGGAGCATTTGAACTTGAAAGCTGGACTTTATAGCTGGGGGACGCAAAGCCAAGAGGTGCAGGTGGAGGCCTTTTTGCCTGAGATAAGGCAGATTGCTGACCTTTTGATAGACGACCGCATAGCACTGGAGGTCCAATGCAGTCCGCTCAGTCAGGAAAGACTTGAAGGACGGACCCTGTCTTATCGCCAGCATGGCTATCAGGTCCTCTGGCTCTTGGGCAAGAAATTATGGTTAAAACAGTCTCTGACAAGACTGCAAAAGGACTTTCTTTATTTTAGTCAAAATATGGGCTTTCATCTTTGGGAATTGGATGAGAAAAAGCAGGAGCTTCGACTTAAATATCTCATTCACGAGGACTTGCATGGACGAGCTCAGTACAAGGTCAAATCTTTTCCTTTTGGTCAAGGAAGTCTTTTATCTGTCCTACGCAGTCCCTTTCAGAAGCAGGGATTAGAAAGCTATCTGGCCCGGCAGGATCCAGAGATTTGTCGCTATGTTCGTCAGCAGCTTTATTACCAGCAGCCTCGATGGATGAAGCTCCAAGCTCAGCTCTACCAAAAAGGAGACAATCTTCTGACCAAGTCAGCCGAGGATTTTTATCCGCAGGTTCGGCCTGTCCAGGCCAGCTCCTTTTGCCAAATAACAAGAGATTTGACGTCCTATTACCAGCACTTTCATCGCTATTATCAGGCTGAAAAAAATAAGCAGCTTCAAATTATCTATCCACCGGTATTTTATGCGAGGATTTCCCCTACTTTTATGATAAAATAG